Genomic DNA from Chlorocebus sabaeus isolate Y175 chromosome 6, mChlSab1.0.hap1, whole genome shotgun sequence:
CCTCTCTCCTGGGCATTTCATTTGTCCCTGCTGGCCCTGTCCCCTTCCAAGATAGTAGTAATTCTTAGTGTATTATTGGTGAGAGTCAGCAGGACCCAAACATTAGAATTTAGGTGTGAATTGTGTGGGTATTTTGGGAGGTAGTAGTCTATACTCTCCCAGAGGTTCCAGGACTCAGATTTTGTAGTCCTGGTATTGAGTTCCCTAGTGCTGCCTGCTTGTGGGAAAAGAGCTTAGATATAGCAAGTGAGGGCTGGGGGTGGAGTCTGGACGTGGTAGGAGAGAAGGGGATCTAGGTTAGATGGGAGGGCCTTGGACCAAGGGACAGGCTGGGGAGGTGTGCGGAACTTCGGCTGGGCAGGTGGTATGGGCGAGATCTGGTGGGCGGGGCTTTGGCTGGGCAAGTGGTGTGGGTGGGCTCTGGGTGGGCGGGGCTTCAGCTGGGTTGGTGGTGCGGGTCGGACCTGGAGGGTGGGCAGCCATTGGCTGGTTGGGTGACAGGGCTTTGCTTAGGCAGGCTTTGGTGGGGATCCActaggtggggtgggtggggcttTGGCTGGTTGGGATGGGGTACTCGGGGCCTCGCCTGGGCCGGACCTGGAGGGTGGGCGGAGCCCCGTCAGCAGGTTGACCTAACTCAGCTCCCCCATCCCTTGTAGTTCGGCCACGCTGCCGCTGATGATGAAGTGCGTGGAGGAGAATAATGGCGTGGCCAAGCACATCAGCCGTTTCATCCTGCCGATCGGCGCCACTGTCAACATGGACGGTGCCGCGCTCTTCCAGTGCGTGGCTGCAGTGTTCATTGCACAGCTCAGCGAGCAGTCCTTGGACTTCGTAAAGATCATCACCATCCTGTGAGTGTCGGGGGCTATGGATGGGACCCCCGGACCCTAGTTGACCCCCATCTTCTCCCACAACAGAGGCGTCTGCCTAACCTCCTACCTTCTCCCTCAGGGTCACGGCCACAGCGTCCAGCGTGGGGGCAGCGGGCATCCCTGCTGGAGGTGTCCTCACTCTGGCCATCATCCTCGAAGCAGTCAACCTCCCGGTCGACCATATCTCCTTGATCCTGGCTGTGGACTGGCTAGTGTGAGTGTGGGTCTAGAGACTGGGGCAGGGGCCTGGGAAAGAGGATGAGTGCGTGAGAGTCCGTAGAGCCTCTggacagaggaggagaagaaggaaggaatgctggAGAAAAGTAGGGGAAACGTGAGCATTCCTGAGGGCAAGGAATGGCATCTTTGCGGCTCTAAGAGGAACGTCAGAAAAGTAGGGCGTCTGTGTGGTGAATACAGCAGACTCTTCGGTCAGACTGCTCAGGGTCACATCCCAGCTCCAACATTCGCTGTTATGCCCTCGGGAAGTGCTTAATCtccctgtgtctcagtttctccatctgtaaaatgaggaggaGAACAGTCTCTCCCTAAGGATTAGATAATAGACACACCTGCCTTAGAGCAGCCCCCAGTAAGCAATAATTGCTATATAATTATTTGCTATCACGATTAAGCTATTAAGAGTATAAAGATTGGaaagcagccaggcacggtggctcacgcctgtatctcaacattttgggaggcccaggcaggtggatcatttgaggttaggagttggagaccagcccgaccaacatggtgaaaccccgtctccactaaaaatacaaaaaaattagccagtatggtggcatatgcctgtgatctcagctactcaggaggctaaggcaggagaatcgtttgaacccaggaggtgcaggttgcagtgagccaagattgtgccactgcactccagtctgggcaacagagtgagatcctgtctcaaaaaaattctggaattaaTTATTGGCAATGGTTACACAagtctgaatatactaaaaaataccaagATGTATACTTTTAAAAGGTTAATTTGATGGTAGGtgaattatactttaattttttttgagacacagtctcactctgtcgcccaggctggagtgtagtgatgtgatcatggttgtaatcactgcagcctccacctcccaggctcaagtgatcctcctgcctcagcctcctgagtagctgggactataggtatgcactaccatgcctggctaatttttttcctctacctcccaggctcaagcaatcctcctgcctcagcctgctgagtagctgctactgtaggtgtgcactaccatccctggctaatttttttttttttttttttaatctatatggagatgggatctcactctattgcccacgCTGACTCCAActcttaatttttactttttagattccagggggagagaggcaggaggcCTAGGCCTTGGCCCTTTCCTTCCCTGTCACCCTCTCCCGTCCCACTTACTTTGCTGTCATTTCTACCCCTTTAGTGACCGGTCCTGTACCGTCCTCAATGTAGAAGGTGACGCTCTGGGGGCAGGACTCCTCCAAAATTACGTGGACCGTATGGAGGTGAGAAGCACAGAGCCCGAGTTGATACAAGTGAAGAGTGAGCTGCCCCTGGATCCGCTGCCAGCCCCCACTGAGGAAGGGAACCCCCTCCTCAAACATTATCGGGGGCCTGCGGGGGATGCCACGGCCGCCTCTGAGAAGGAATCAGTCATGTAAACCCCAGGAGGGACCTTCCCTGCCCTGCTGGAGGTGCTCATTGGACACTGGATTATGaggaatggatagatgaatgaactAGGGCTCTGGGGGTCTGcctgcacactctggggagccaGGGGCCCCAGCCCCCTCCTGGACAGGAGATCTGGGATGCCTGGCTGCTGGAGTACATGTGTTCATCAGGGTTACTCCTCAA
This window encodes:
- the SLC1A5 gene encoding neutral amino acid transporter B(0) isoform X2, which encodes MNILGLVVFAIVFGVALRKLGPEGELLIRFFNSFNEATMVLVSWIMWYAPVGIMFLVAGKIVEMEDVGLLFARLGKYILCCLLGHAIHGLLVLPLIYFLFTRKNPYRFLWGIVTPLATAFGTSSSSATLPLMMKCVEENNGVAKHISRFILPIGATVNMDGAALFQCVAAVFIAQLSEQSLDFVKIITILVTATASSVGAAGIPAGGVLTLAIILEAVNLPVDHISLILAVDWLVDRSCTVLNVEGDALGAGLLQNYVDRMEVRSTEPELIQVKSELPLDPLPAPTEEGNPLLKHYRGPAGDATAASEKESVM